The following proteins come from a genomic window of Leucoraja erinacea ecotype New England chromosome 1, Leri_hhj_1, whole genome shotgun sequence:
- the LOC129701965 gene encoding uncharacterized protein LOC129701965 has product MRVSLGGFESSSAPLAYGVPQGSILGPLLFSLYLLLLGSILRRHGISFHFYADDSQLYMPLRKEDNYSLKSLLSCLEDEKKTEVILFGPNGCREPPSVDLGPLAVFVKPTVLNLGFMMDGDFKLDKQIGAVVKSSFFHLRKLAKVKPILERQHFETVIHAFISSRLDYCNALYSGVSRASLARLQLVQNAAARLLTGTRKREHITPILASLHWLPVHFRVHFKILLFVFKSLNGLAPPYLSELLHLYAPTRCLRSADQLLLEVPRSKRKLRGDRAFSVAAPALWNTLPLQIRQAPSLSIFKSSLKTHFYSLAFDTG; this is encoded by the exons atgcgtgtaagccttggtggctttgaatcctcctctgctcccttggcatatggggttccacagggctcaattttagggcccctgcttttctccctttatctacttctactgggctcaattttaagaaggcatggcatctcctttcacttttacgcggatgatagccagttgtatatgccactcaggaaagaagataattattccctaaaatcacttctgtcttgtcttgaggac gaaaaaaagacagaagtgattttgttcggccctaatggctgccgtgaacctccctctgttgacttgggtccacttgcagtgttcgtaaagccaacagttttaaacctgggttttatgatggacggtgattttaaattagataaacaaataggcgcagtggttaagtccagcttctttcacctaaggaagctggcaaaggtgaagcccattctcgagcggcagcattttgaaacagtaatccatgcctttatttcatctcggctggattactgtaacgcgctctactctggagtctcacgagcttcgttggctcgtctccagttggtccaaaatgctgccgctcgccttttaaccggaactcgaaagagggagcacattacgccaattttggcctcccttcactggctcccagtgcactttcgagttcattttaaaattcttttatttgtttttaaatcattgaatggcctcgccccgccttacctctctgagctgctccacctatatgctcctacccggtgcctcaggtcagcggatcagctgctccttgaggtaccaaggtctaagcggaagctcagaggggatagagccttttctgttgctgccccggcactctggaacaccttgccgctgcagatcagacaggccccttcactgtccatctttaaatcctccctaaaaactcacttttattcactggctttcgacactggctga